One part of the Arthrobacter sp. EM1 genome encodes these proteins:
- a CDS encoding alpha/beta fold hydrolase: MVAGGWPGVDPEWSREIEVASGSAADPPGTVRRWHLLDNGAQLSRRGLTPAGTVLCVHGNPTWSYLWRTLLAAGSDPAHPWRVVAVDQLDMGFSERTGTFRRLADRISDLGDLTAALGLDGPVVTVGHDWGGVISLGWALAHPQQLAGVVLTNTAVHQPADSPIPPALRLALHPAVHRWGTTTSDAFLRVTHSLAHPPLAADVRSTYLAPYRGAGRRDGVGNFVADIPVDASHPSFPALNRVAEGLRGLSVPALMLWGPRDPIFSDRYLKDLLGRLPHAKVHRFEGAGHLVAEDRDIATPIFEWLAGHCANSDPADAEAAGPIGAGTIGAGTAQAGAAQPAPTPAHGIPAPALWAPLTDLAAGPDGAGTAVAEMAADGTVARALNWRDLEQHVAATAAGLADTGVRAGSRVSLMVPPGVDLTVVLYACLRLGAVVVVADAGLGTRGLSRAVKGATPDFLIGIEKALAAAAVLGWPGRRISVRDLPAARRRLLAVETSLPALTRRGNALSGMPAPQAPDADAPAAVLFTSGSTGPAKGVLYTHRRLAAMRDTVARTLEIRPGARLVAGFAPFALLGPALGAVSVTPAMDVTAPGTLTAQALAHAAAAIDATVVFASPAALRNVLATRNGLGTAGHRALERVELLLSAGAPVAEALLAGVQRLLPHASLHTPYGMTEALPVTDISFEQIRDAGSDAAAGTMTGAGNGVCVGQPVYGARVALIPLAADGTAPGDNPVTEPGVTGEILVSAPHVKASYDRLWLTQRESARTAGWHRTGDVGHFDAAGRLWVEGRLAHVVTGPDAVLTPVGTEQSLERLDGVGPAALVGVGPAGTQAVVAVVETVPPARRSGPAAPELAARVRAAARADGVNVAAVLVVRAQPTDIRHNAKIDRTRLARWASAVLAGGRAGTP; the protein is encoded by the coding sequence TTGGTAGCCGGCGGCTGGCCCGGCGTCGACCCGGAATGGTCGCGCGAAATCGAGGTGGCGTCCGGCTCAGCTGCTGATCCGCCCGGAACGGTGCGCCGCTGGCACCTGCTCGACAACGGCGCGCAGCTCTCCCGCCGCGGGCTGACACCGGCCGGGACCGTGCTGTGTGTGCACGGCAACCCCACCTGGTCCTACCTGTGGCGGACCCTGCTGGCCGCCGGATCTGACCCCGCGCACCCCTGGCGGGTGGTCGCGGTGGATCAGCTGGACATGGGCTTCTCCGAGCGCACCGGCACGTTCCGGCGGCTGGCGGACCGGATCAGTGATCTCGGCGACCTCACCGCCGCGCTCGGCCTGGACGGTCCGGTGGTCACCGTCGGCCACGACTGGGGTGGTGTGATCAGCCTCGGCTGGGCCCTGGCCCATCCGCAGCAGCTGGCCGGCGTTGTCCTGACGAACACCGCCGTGCACCAGCCCGCGGACTCGCCCATCCCGCCGGCGCTGCGGCTTGCCCTGCACCCGGCCGTGCACCGCTGGGGAACCACAACGTCGGACGCCTTCCTGCGGGTGACGCACTCCCTGGCGCACCCGCCGCTGGCCGCGGACGTCCGCAGCACCTACCTGGCCCCCTATCGGGGCGCCGGCCGCCGCGACGGCGTGGGAAACTTCGTCGCGGACATTCCCGTCGATGCGTCCCATCCCAGCTTTCCCGCACTCAACCGGGTTGCCGAGGGCCTGCGCGGGCTGAGCGTGCCGGCACTGATGCTCTGGGGACCCCGGGACCCGATCTTCTCCGACCGGTACCTCAAGGACCTGCTGGGCCGGCTGCCGCACGCAAAAGTCCACCGCTTCGAGGGCGCCGGCCACCTGGTGGCCGAGGACCGGGACATCGCCACGCCCATCTTCGAGTGGCTCGCCGGGCACTGCGCCAACAGCGATCCGGCAGACGCCGAGGCGGCTGGCCCGATCGGGGCTGGAACGATCGGGGCTGGAACGGCGCAGGCTGGCGCTGCGCAGCCTGCCCCGACGCCGGCCCACGGCATCCCGGCCCCGGCCCTGTGGGCGCCGCTCACGGACCTCGCGGCGGGACCCGACGGCGCCGGGACCGCCGTCGCGGAGATGGCCGCGGACGGCACCGTGGCACGGGCATTAAACTGGCGGGACCTGGAACAGCATGTTGCAGCCACCGCCGCAGGACTGGCGGACACCGGCGTCCGGGCCGGCAGCCGGGTCAGCCTGATGGTTCCGCCGGGCGTGGACCTGACGGTGGTGCTGTACGCCTGCCTGAGGCTGGGCGCCGTGGTGGTGGTGGCCGACGCGGGCCTCGGCACCCGCGGCCTGAGCCGCGCCGTCAAGGGCGCTACCCCGGATTTCCTGATCGGAATCGAGAAGGCCCTTGCCGCCGCCGCCGTGCTCGGCTGGCCTGGACGGCGGATCAGCGTGCGTGACCTGCCGGCTGCCCGCCGCCGGCTCCTCGCCGTGGAAACCTCCCTCCCTGCGCTCACCCGCCGGGGCAATGCACTGTCCGGGATGCCAGCACCGCAGGCACCGGATGCGGACGCGCCAGCGGCGGTGCTCTTCACCTCGGGCTCCACCGGCCCCGCCAAGGGCGTGCTTTACACGCACCGGCGCCTGGCCGCGATGCGGGACACCGTGGCCAGGACGCTGGAGATCCGCCCGGGCGCGCGGTTGGTGGCGGGTTTTGCGCCGTTCGCACTGTTGGGACCAGCCTTGGGAGCCGTCTCCGTAACGCCCGCCATGGACGTCACGGCTCCGGGCACGCTGACCGCCCAGGCACTGGCACACGCCGCGGCGGCCATCGACGCCACAGTGGTCTTCGCTTCCCCGGCGGCGCTTCGCAATGTCCTCGCCACCCGGAACGGCCTGGGCACCGCGGGGCACCGTGCGCTGGAGCGTGTGGAGCTGCTGCTCTCCGCCGGCGCCCCCGTTGCCGAAGCCCTCCTGGCCGGCGTGCAGCGGCTGCTGCCGCACGCCTCGCTGCATACCCCGTACGGAATGACCGAAGCGCTGCCCGTCACGGACATCAGCTTCGAACAGATCCGCGACGCCGGGTCGGACGCGGCTGCCGGAACCATGACCGGCGCCGGCAACGGCGTGTGTGTGGGACAGCCGGTTTATGGCGCCCGGGTGGCCCTGATCCCGCTCGCCGCCGACGGCACCGCCCCCGGAGACAACCCGGTCACGGAACCGGGAGTCACCGGCGAGATCCTGGTCAGCGCCCCGCACGTAAAAGCGAGCTACGACAGGCTCTGGCTGACCCAGCGCGAGAGTGCCCGCACCGCCGGGTGGCACCGCACCGGCGATGTGGGGCACTTCGACGCCGCGGGCCGGCTCTGGGTGGAAGGACGCCTCGCACACGTTGTGACGGGCCCGGATGCCGTTCTCACCCCCGTGGGCACCGAGCAGTCCCTTGAACGGCTGGACGGCGTCGGGCCCGCCGCCCTCGTCGGAGTGGGCCCGGCGGGAACGCAGGCAGTTGTGGCCGTCGTCGAGACCGTCCCGCCCGCGCGCCGCTCCGGCCCCGCCGCACCGGAACTGGCAGCGCGGGTCCGGGCGGCCGCCCGGGCAGACGGTGTGAACGTCGCTGCCGTGCTGGTGGTCCGGGCCCAGCCAACGGACATCCGCCACAATGCCAAGATCGACCGCACCCGCCTGGCCCGGTGGGCGTCCGCAGTCCTGGCCGGCGGCCGGGCAGGCACACCGTGA
- a CDS encoding NAD-dependent epimerase/dehydratase family protein — protein sequence MRVLVTGASGLLGGEVARQLVRQGHDVTTFQRRPSGIAGAADLTGSITDPSAVRCAVAGAEGVIHLAAKVSFTGRAAEFDAVNVAATGSLLGAAREAGVRSVVFVSSPSVANSGAAIAGLGADPADPARAHGDYSRTKAAAELLALAADSAEFRVAAVRPHIVWGPGDTQLVERVLDRAGRGRLPLLDSGAALIDTTYIDNAASAIVAALHRMEHIHGRALVISNGEPRPVGELLAGICAAGGVPAPSWKVPGGLARAAGSLVEKLWTRAGRTAEPPMTRFLAEQLSTAHWFDQRETRKLLDWTPAVTLDEGLARLARHYGRH from the coding sequence GTGAGGGTGCTCGTGACCGGCGCGAGCGGCCTGCTCGGCGGGGAAGTGGCCCGGCAGCTGGTGCGCCAGGGCCACGACGTCACCACCTTCCAGCGCCGCCCCTCGGGCATCGCCGGCGCGGCCGACCTGACCGGCTCCATCACGGACCCGAGCGCCGTCCGCTGCGCCGTCGCCGGCGCCGAGGGCGTCATCCACTTGGCCGCGAAGGTCTCCTTCACCGGACGGGCCGCAGAGTTCGACGCGGTGAATGTCGCGGCCACCGGCAGCTTGCTCGGTGCGGCCCGCGAGGCCGGGGTCCGGTCAGTGGTGTTCGTCTCCTCCCCTTCCGTGGCAAATTCCGGCGCTGCCATCGCCGGGCTGGGCGCCGATCCGGCCGACCCGGCCCGCGCGCACGGCGACTACTCCCGCACGAAGGCCGCGGCCGAGCTGCTGGCACTGGCCGCGGACTCAGCGGAATTCAGGGTCGCGGCGGTGCGCCCGCACATCGTCTGGGGTCCCGGGGATACACAACTGGTGGAACGGGTCCTGGACCGCGCCGGCCGCGGCCGGCTGCCGCTGCTCGACTCCGGGGCGGCCCTGATCGACACCACGTACATCGATAACGCAGCGTCGGCGATCGTCGCCGCGCTGCATCGGATGGAGCACATTCACGGCCGGGCGCTGGTCATCAGCAACGGGGAACCCCGGCCGGTCGGTGAGCTGCTGGCGGGCATTTGCGCCGCGGGCGGCGTCCCGGCTCCGTCGTGGAAGGTCCCGGGCGGCCTCGCGCGGGCGGCCGGATCGCTGGTGGAAAAGCTCTGGACCCGGGCCGGCCGGACCGCGGAACCTCCCATGACAAGGTTCCTTGCCGAGCAGCTCTCCACTGCCCACTGGTTTGACCAGCGCGAGACCCGCAAACTCCTCGACTGGACCCCGGCCGTCACGCTGGACGAGGGCCTGGCGCGGCTGGCCCGGCACTACGGCCGGCACTAG
- the smc gene encoding chromosome segregation protein SMC: MHLKSLTVRGFKSFASATTFEFEPGVTAVVGPNGSGKSNVVDALAWVMGEQGAKTLRGGKMEDVIFAGTSGRPPLGRAHVSLTIDNSDGALPIEYSEVTISRTLFRAGGSEYAINGAGCRLLDIQELLSDSGLGREMHVIVGQGQLDKVLHATPEDRRGFIEEAAGILKHRRRKEKTVRKLEAMQANLARLSDLTGEIRRQLTPLGKQAEVARRAQTVQFEVRDARSRLLADDLVQLQSALARDIADESALKARRGVIEQELELGRQRQAGLEQRAAEATPALNAARDTWYQLSAGRERLRSLGSLAEERRRLLGDSDTVPDTGRDPDQLDRQAARVRAEQTGLEHQIVERRSTLDAATAAKIGAESAASVEDKRLAALLRAAADRREGLAKLAGQVGAARSRVESAQAELGRLRDSLTAGEERRRHAHSEFAALESQVAGVEDGEERLDAEYEDASTVLDNITAEINALTSAERDGERERGALLARREALQLGLNRKDGSAHVLGSGASGVIGSLVSMITVEAGFETAIAAALGAASDAVVVQDSVAAATAVQLLKDDDAGRATLLLVGERTARNESDGKLPAGARWASRMVSASGAADAATGLPLTELLAGIAVVESLADAAQLIAGRPELTAVTLAGDVLTALTVSGGSATAPSLIEVQAAVDDAAARLESVTAELERQRFALAAAQARRAAAQDRADAALEKLHDSDARLAAVAERLGHLNSVLRSAVGESERLAAALAKAEPNIESEQLALEAVAARLAAAQEAPAEEEPSPAHRDALALAASLARSTEMEARLALRSAEEQLTATGNRATALERAAATERRAREEAAERARRRRIQAKRAAAVRAAVTQVMGFIDVSVELARQEQDAAEERKEQLDGELAAVRTGNDALARELADLTDSVHRDELARTQQRLRIEALELRSVEELGLTAEQLVADFGPGQPVPAPAGESADKWAALRAPVDEDGREIVAGKPYVRAEQEKRLKRAERDLSALGRVNPLALEEFAALEERHQFLSTQLEDLKSSRKDLLDIIKEVDERVQKVFAEAFEDTSAQFIRIFARLFPGGEGRLVLTDPSDMLTTGIEVEARPAGKKIKRLSLLSGGERSLTAVALLVAIFKARPSPFYVMDEVEAALDDTNLGRLITVFEELRESSQLIIITHQKRTMEVADALYGVTMRGDGVSTVISQRLGAEV, translated from the coding sequence TTGCACCTGAAAAGCCTGACCGTCCGGGGATTCAAGTCTTTCGCTTCGGCGACGACTTTCGAATTCGAGCCAGGCGTCACTGCCGTGGTTGGCCCCAACGGCTCAGGCAAGTCCAATGTGGTGGACGCCCTGGCCTGGGTGATGGGCGAGCAAGGCGCCAAGACCCTCCGCGGCGGCAAGATGGAAGACGTGATCTTCGCGGGGACGTCCGGGCGCCCGCCGTTGGGCCGCGCCCACGTCTCGCTCACCATTGACAACAGCGACGGCGCCCTGCCGATTGAATACAGCGAAGTCACGATTTCGCGCACGCTCTTCCGCGCCGGCGGCTCCGAGTACGCCATCAACGGCGCCGGCTGCCGGCTCCTGGACATCCAGGAGCTGCTCTCCGACTCCGGACTGGGCCGCGAAATGCATGTGATCGTGGGCCAGGGGCAGCTGGACAAGGTGCTGCACGCCACCCCGGAGGACCGGCGAGGTTTCATCGAAGAGGCTGCCGGTATCCTCAAACACCGGCGCCGCAAGGAAAAAACGGTCCGCAAGCTCGAAGCGATGCAGGCCAACCTGGCCCGGCTGAGCGACCTCACCGGCGAGATCCGGCGCCAGCTCACGCCGTTGGGAAAACAAGCCGAGGTGGCGCGGCGCGCCCAGACCGTCCAGTTTGAGGTCCGGGACGCGCGCTCCCGGCTGCTCGCCGACGACCTCGTCCAGCTGCAGTCGGCCCTGGCCCGGGATATCGCGGACGAAAGCGCACTGAAGGCCCGTCGGGGCGTCATCGAACAGGAACTCGAGCTCGGCAGGCAGCGGCAGGCCGGCCTCGAACAGCGCGCAGCCGAAGCCACACCCGCGCTCAACGCCGCCCGGGACACCTGGTATCAGCTCTCCGCCGGGCGCGAACGGCTGCGCTCGCTGGGTTCACTCGCCGAGGAACGGCGCCGGCTGCTCGGCGATTCCGACACAGTGCCTGACACCGGGCGGGACCCGGATCAGCTCGACCGCCAGGCCGCCCGCGTCCGCGCCGAACAAACCGGGTTGGAGCACCAGATCGTGGAGCGCCGCAGCACCCTGGACGCCGCCACCGCCGCCAAAATCGGCGCGGAAAGTGCCGCCTCCGTCGAGGACAAACGGCTCGCAGCCTTGCTCCGGGCCGCCGCTGACCGCCGAGAGGGCCTGGCCAAGCTGGCCGGGCAGGTCGGCGCGGCCCGCTCCCGGGTCGAGTCCGCCCAGGCCGAACTCGGCCGGCTCCGCGACTCCCTCACGGCAGGGGAGGAACGCCGCCGGCATGCCCACAGCGAATTCGCCGCCCTGGAATCCCAGGTAGCCGGCGTGGAGGACGGGGAGGAGCGCCTCGACGCCGAGTACGAGGATGCCAGCACAGTGCTGGACAACATCACGGCGGAGATTAACGCCTTGACGTCGGCCGAACGCGACGGCGAACGGGAACGCGGTGCCCTGCTGGCCCGTCGAGAGGCCCTCCAGCTCGGATTGAACCGCAAAGACGGCTCGGCCCACGTCCTCGGTTCGGGAGCCTCCGGGGTGATCGGCTCGCTGGTGTCCATGATCACTGTGGAAGCAGGCTTCGAGACCGCCATCGCGGCCGCGCTGGGCGCCGCGTCCGACGCCGTTGTGGTGCAGGACAGCGTTGCTGCGGCCACCGCCGTCCAGCTGTTGAAGGACGACGACGCTGGCCGGGCCACCCTGCTGCTGGTTGGGGAACGCACCGCCCGCAACGAATCCGACGGGAAGCTGCCCGCGGGTGCCCGGTGGGCGTCCCGGATGGTATCGGCCTCCGGCGCCGCGGACGCCGCCACCGGCCTGCCCCTGACGGAGCTGCTGGCGGGCATCGCCGTCGTCGAGTCCCTGGCGGATGCAGCGCAGTTGATTGCAGGCCGCCCTGAACTGACCGCGGTGACCCTTGCCGGGGACGTCCTCACCGCGCTGACCGTCAGCGGCGGCTCCGCAACGGCACCGTCGCTGATTGAGGTGCAGGCCGCCGTCGACGACGCCGCCGCTCGCCTCGAGAGCGTCACCGCCGAGCTGGAGCGCCAACGGTTCGCCCTCGCCGCCGCGCAGGCCCGGCGGGCAGCGGCGCAGGACCGCGCCGATGCCGCCCTGGAAAAACTCCACGATTCGGACGCCCGGCTGGCGGCAGTCGCCGAACGGCTGGGACACCTGAACTCCGTGCTGCGCAGCGCCGTCGGCGAAAGCGAACGCCTCGCCGCCGCACTCGCAAAGGCAGAGCCCAACATCGAAAGCGAACAACTCGCGCTGGAAGCCGTAGCCGCCCGCCTCGCCGCCGCCCAGGAGGCGCCGGCCGAGGAGGAACCCTCTCCGGCGCACAGGGACGCCCTGGCCCTGGCAGCGTCGCTGGCCCGCAGCACCGAAATGGAGGCCCGGCTTGCCCTGCGCAGCGCAGAGGAACAACTCACGGCCACCGGCAACCGGGCAACGGCGCTCGAACGCGCAGCCGCCACCGAGCGCCGCGCCCGCGAAGAGGCAGCCGAACGGGCACGCCGCCGGCGGATCCAGGCCAAACGCGCCGCCGCCGTCCGCGCCGCGGTCACCCAGGTGATGGGCTTCATCGACGTGTCCGTGGAACTTGCCCGGCAGGAGCAGGACGCCGCGGAGGAACGCAAGGAACAGCTCGACGGCGAACTCGCGGCCGTGCGCACCGGCAACGATGCCCTCGCCCGCGAACTGGCCGACCTGACGGACTCCGTGCACCGCGACGAGCTGGCACGCACCCAGCAGCGCCTCCGGATTGAAGCCCTTGAGCTCAGAAGCGTTGAGGAACTCGGACTCACCGCCGAGCAGCTGGTCGCGGACTTCGGCCCCGGGCAGCCCGTTCCCGCGCCCGCCGGGGAATCGGCGGACAAATGGGCTGCCCTGCGCGCCCCGGTGGACGAGGACGGCCGTGAGATCGTGGCCGGCAAGCCCTACGTCCGCGCGGAGCAGGAGAAACGGCTCAAGCGCGCGGAGCGGGACCTCTCCGCGCTGGGCCGGGTCAATCCGCTCGCACTGGAGGAATTCGCCGCACTGGAGGAACGCCACCAGTTCCTCAGCACCCAGCTCGAAGACCTTAAGTCCAGCCGGAAGGACCTGCTGGACATCATCAAGGAAGTCGACGAGCGCGTCCAGAAAGTCTTTGCCGAAGCCTTCGAGGACACCTCGGCGCAGTTCATCCGGATCTTCGCTCGGTTGTTCCCCGGCGGCGAGGGCCGGCTGGTCCTTACCGACCCCTCGGACATGCTCACCACCGGCATCGAGGTCGAGGCGCGTCCGGCCGGCAAAAAGATCAAACGGCTCTCGCTGCTTTCCGGCGGCGAACGTTCGCTGACCGCGGTGGCCCTGCTCGTCGCGATCTTCAAAGCCCGGCCCTCGCCGTTCTACGTGATGGACGAGGTGGAGGCAGCCCTGGACGACACCAACCTGGGCCGGCTGATCACGGTCTTCGAGGAGCTGCGCGAATCCAGCCAGCTCATCATCATCACGCACCAGAAACGCACCATGGAAGTTGCCGACGCCCTGTACGGCGTCACCATGCGAGGCGACGGAGTCTCCACAGTGATCAGCCAGCGGCTCGGCGCCGAGGTCTGA
- a CDS encoding 3-oxoacyl-ACP synthase III: MIGNATFRHRNTALLSVTSVEAPRIISSTDFDHKLSATLRRLKFPPKLLERVAGVTHRRWWAPGTSFDDAAIEAGAKALAESGIEATEVGLLINTSVTRRNLEPSVAVKIHHGLGLPSSAMNFDLANACLGFVNGMTLAANMIDSGQIKYAVIVNGEDAQATQEATLARLQRPETTRADFNREFATLTLGSGAAAAVLGPADEHPGAHRILGGVMRAGTEHHELCVGGIDGMTTDTKGLLDGGLQLVVDAWHEAQPEWDWGSMDRYVTHQVSTAYTQAIIDAIDLDPDKVPITFPHWGNVGPASLPMTLAAEAQNLGSGDRVLCMGVGSGLNTAMVEIVW, translated from the coding sequence TTGATAGGGAATGCAACATTCCGGCACCGCAACACCGCCTTGCTTTCGGTGACCAGCGTCGAAGCTCCGAGGATCATCAGTTCCACGGATTTCGACCACAAACTGTCCGCCACACTGCGCCGGTTGAAATTCCCGCCAAAGCTGCTGGAACGCGTTGCCGGCGTCACCCACCGGCGGTGGTGGGCCCCCGGGACATCGTTCGACGACGCCGCCATCGAGGCGGGCGCAAAGGCCTTGGCCGAGTCCGGCATCGAAGCAACCGAGGTGGGCCTGCTGATCAATACCTCCGTGACGCGGCGGAACCTCGAACCGTCGGTCGCGGTGAAAATCCACCATGGGCTCGGCCTGCCGTCGTCCGCGATGAACTTCGACCTTGCCAACGCCTGCCTCGGCTTTGTCAACGGCATGACACTGGCGGCCAACATGATCGACTCCGGCCAGATCAAGTACGCGGTGATTGTCAACGGAGAGGACGCCCAGGCTACGCAGGAGGCCACCCTGGCCCGGCTGCAGCGGCCGGAGACCACCCGCGCGGACTTCAACCGCGAGTTTGCCACCCTGACCCTCGGTTCCGGCGCCGCTGCGGCAGTCCTGGGCCCGGCGGACGAGCACCCCGGGGCGCACCGGATCCTTGGCGGCGTGATGCGCGCCGGAACAGAGCACCACGAGCTGTGTGTGGGCGGCATCGACGGTATGACAACGGATACAAAGGGCCTGCTCGACGGCGGCCTGCAGCTGGTAGTCGACGCCTGGCATGAGGCGCAGCCGGAATGGGACTGGGGCTCGATGGACCGTTATGTCACGCACCAGGTGAGCACCGCCTACACCCAGGCCATCATCGACGCCATCGACCTGGATCCGGATAAGGTGCCCATCACGTTCCCGCACTGGGGCAACGTGGGACCGGCTTCCCTCCCGATGACCCTGGCCGCCGAGGCGCAGAACCTTGGATCCGGTGACCGTGTGCTGTGCATGGGCGTCGGTTCGGGCCTCAACACCGCGATGGTGGAAATCGTTTGGTAG
- the mutM gene encoding bifunctional DNA-formamidopyrimidine glycosylase/DNA-(apurinic or apyrimidinic site) lyase, which yields MPELPEVEVVRRGLVDWVRGRTITAVEVVDPRSIRRHTLGPEDFAGNLEGARVLDVVRRGKFLWLPLADTPGAPPDVGRSESGRPTVALMAHLGMSGQLLMQESSSADEKHLKVRLQLSPADGMPDQLRFVDQRIFGGLFLTSLIPTADGGPGGLAETPLPLIAAEAAHIARDPLDPEFSFEEFYRRLRARKTGLKRALLDQGLVSGIGNIYADESLWRAKLHYARPTDTLRRADALRVLDAAREVMTDALAAGGTSFDSLYVNVNGASGYFDRALNAYGREGQECKRCAAVGLVSLMKREQFMNRSSYTCPVCQPRPRNGRW from the coding sequence GTGCCTGAACTGCCCGAAGTTGAAGTGGTCCGCCGCGGACTGGTCGACTGGGTCCGGGGCCGGACCATCACCGCCGTCGAGGTGGTGGACCCCCGCTCCATCCGCCGGCACACGCTCGGTCCGGAGGACTTCGCCGGCAACCTCGAAGGCGCCCGCGTCCTGGACGTCGTCCGGCGCGGCAAGTTCCTCTGGCTGCCGCTGGCGGACACGCCCGGGGCCCCGCCCGACGTCGGCCGGTCCGAGAGCGGCAGGCCCACTGTAGCGCTGATGGCGCATCTGGGGATGTCCGGGCAACTGTTGATGCAGGAATCCTCCAGTGCCGACGAGAAGCACCTGAAAGTGCGGCTGCAGCTCAGCCCGGCCGACGGTATGCCCGACCAGCTCCGCTTTGTGGACCAGCGGATCTTCGGCGGCCTGTTCCTCACCTCGCTGATCCCCACGGCCGACGGCGGTCCCGGCGGCCTGGCCGAAACGCCGCTGCCGCTGATTGCTGCGGAAGCCGCCCACATCGCGCGGGACCCGCTGGACCCGGAGTTCTCCTTCGAGGAGTTCTACCGGCGTCTGCGGGCCCGGAAGACAGGCCTCAAACGTGCACTGCTTGATCAGGGGCTGGTCTCCGGGATCGGCAATATCTACGCGGACGAGTCTCTTTGGCGGGCGAAGCTGCACTATGCCCGGCCCACCGACACCCTGCGCCGGGCCGACGCCCTGCGGGTCCTGGACGCCGCGCGCGAGGTCATGACGGATGCCCTGGCCGCCGGCGGGACAAGTTTTGATTCGCTCTACGTCAACGTCAACGGGGCCTCCGGGTACTTCGACCGCGCGCTCAACGCCTACGGCCGCGAAGGCCAGGAGTGCAAGCGCTGCGCCGCCGTCGGCCTGGTGAGCCTGATGAAGCGCGAACAGTTTATGAACCGTTCCTCCTACACCTGCCCCGTCTGCCAACCGCGGCCACGGAACGGCCGCTGGTAA
- the ftsY gene encoding signal recognition particle-docking protein FtsY translates to MNDILPILLPILAALVVLGGLIPVLMKTRKNVTSYPGKRDENDPVKPGAGGGTLLEDRPAPPAERSAPDSVDLAGPETVDVPDNVAGLETVPVDTPLPVAGRLIRLRERLVKSNNILGKGLLALLSADKIDENVWDEVEETLLLADLGTEPTLQLVDALRERVKVLGTRSPEQVKALLREELIKLVDPTMDRALRVERHADKPAIVLVVGVNGVGKTTTVGKLARVLVAEDKDVLLGAADTFRAAAAEQLATWGQRVGVATVKSDVDGADPASVAYEAVKAGIDQEVDVVMIDTAGRLQNKTGLMDELGKVKRVIEKLAEVDEVLLVLDATTGQNGLNQARVFAEVVNITGIVLTKLDGTAKGGIVVAIQKSLGVPVKLIGLGEGADDLAPFDAESFVDAILN, encoded by the coding sequence GTGAACGACATCCTCCCTATTCTGTTGCCCATTCTCGCCGCCCTGGTGGTCCTCGGCGGGCTTATTCCGGTCCTGATGAAGACCCGGAAGAACGTCACCAGCTACCCCGGGAAGCGGGATGAGAACGATCCTGTGAAGCCCGGTGCCGGCGGTGGAACCCTCCTCGAGGACCGTCCCGCACCCCCGGCTGAGCGCAGTGCACCGGACTCCGTGGACCTGGCGGGCCCGGAGACGGTCGACGTCCCGGACAACGTCGCCGGGCTGGAAACCGTTCCGGTAGACACCCCCCTGCCGGTGGCAGGCCGCCTGATCCGCCTTCGCGAACGACTGGTGAAGTCCAACAACATCCTTGGCAAGGGCCTGCTGGCTTTGCTCTCCGCCGACAAGATCGATGAGAACGTCTGGGACGAGGTGGAGGAGACCCTCCTGCTCGCCGACCTTGGCACCGAGCCGACCCTGCAGCTCGTGGACGCGCTCCGCGAACGCGTCAAGGTGCTCGGCACCCGCTCGCCGGAGCAGGTCAAAGCCCTGCTGCGCGAGGAACTCATCAAGCTCGTCGACCCGACCATGGACCGGGCGCTCCGCGTCGAACGCCACGCCGACAAGCCCGCCATTGTGCTGGTCGTGGGCGTCAACGGTGTTGGCAAAACCACCACGGTGGGCAAACTCGCCCGGGTGCTTGTGGCCGAAGACAAGGACGTCCTCCTCGGCGCGGCGGACACCTTCCGCGCCGCCGCCGCCGAGCAGCTCGCCACCTGGGGCCAGCGGGTCGGCGTGGCCACGGTAAAGTCCGACGTCGATGGTGCCGATCCGGCCTCCGTCGCCTATGAGGCGGTCAAGGCAGGCATCGACCAGGAAGTCGACGTCGTGATGATCGACACCGCCGGGCGCCTGCAGAACAAGACCGGCCTGATGGACGAACTGGGGAAGGTCAAACGCGTCATCGAGAAGCTTGCCGAGGTCGATGAGGTACTGCTCGTCCTCGACGCCACCACCGGACAAAACGGCCTGAACCAGGCCAGGGTGTTCGCCGAGGTCGTCAACATCACCGGCATCGTCCTGACGAAGCTGGACGGAACGGCTAAGGGTGGAATTGTGGTCGCCATCCAGAAGTCGCTGGGCGTCCCGGTCAAGCTCATCGGCCTCGGCGAGGGAGCGGATGACCTCGCCCCGTTCGACGCCGAGAGCTTCGTGGACGCCATCCTGAACTAG